A single Heterodontus francisci isolate sHetFra1 chromosome 32, sHetFra1.hap1, whole genome shotgun sequence DNA region contains:
- the spout1 gene encoding putative methyltransferase C9orf114 homolog isoform X1 — MAEPERRREKRWKGQQDEMTRSDWRKSKEARKQELKRLKELKLLKKLEKQRAEKEKVQKDLEEKKEQKGRLYTVTVALPGSVLDNAQSPELRTYLAGQIARACTVFCVDEIVVFDEQGEDAKSVEGEFRGIGRKGHASVQLARILQYLECPQYLRKSFFPKHQDLQFAGLLNPLDSPHHMRISEESEYREGVVVERPSKPKNGSFVNCGMRKEVQIDRKLQAGLRVTVQLHKSENSESKVVKGTVVTPHAPRTESGLYWGYMVRLASCLSAVFTECPFKDGYDLSIGTSEQGSNIDNATLPSFRHLLVVFGGLQGLEASVDADQNLSLTDPSVLFHHYLNTCPSQGSRTIRTEEAILITLSALRPKIDMAVRRTTSH, encoded by the exons ATGGCGGAGCCGGAGCGGCGGCGGGAGAAGCGTTGGAAGGGGCAGCAG GATGAAATGACTAGATCTGACTGGAGGAAATCGAAAGAAGCCA GGAAACAGGAGCTAAAACGACTGAAAGAACTTAAACTCTTGAAGAAACTTGAGAAACAAAGGGCTGAGAAAGAGAAAGTACAGAAGGATCTAGAGGAAAAAAAAGAACAGAAAG GTCGGCTGTACACTGTTACTGTGGCATTACCAGGGTCAGTACTGGACAATGCCCAATCTCCAGAGCTCAGGACATACTTGGCTGGACAGATAGCACGTGCCTGCACGGTGTTCTGTGTCGATGAAATTGTGGTCTTTGACGAACAAGGAGAAGATGCAAA GAGTGTAGAAGGTGAATTCCGAGGAATTGGAAGAAAAGGACATGCCAGTGTGCAACTTGCGCGGATCCTGCAATACCTCGAGTGTCCACA GTACCTGAGAAAATCCTTCTTTCCAAAACATCAGGATCTGCAGTTTGCAG GCCTCCTGAATCCACTCGACAGCCCACACCACATGCGGATAAGTGAAGAATCTGAGTACCGTGAGGGAGTGGTTGTTGAACGGCCATCTAAACCCAAGAACGGATCATTCGTAAACTGTGGCATGAGAAAG GAAGTACAGATTGACAGAAAACTTCAAGCTGGTCTCCGGGTTACGGTTCAACTACACAAGAGTGAAAACTCAG AGAGCAAAGTTGTGAAGGGTACAGTTGTCACACCTCATGCTCCCCGGACGGAGTCTGGTCTGTACTGGGGTTACATGGTGCGACTTGCTTCGTGCCTCA GTGCTGTATTTACAGAATGCCCTTTCAAGGATGGCTATGATCTCTCAATTGGCACATCTGAGCAAGGGTCAAATATTGACAATGCTACACTCCCCTCATTCAG GCACTTGTTGGTGGTTTTTGGTGGTCTTCAGGGGCTCGAGGCCAGTGTAGACGCTGACCAAAACCTCAGTCTTACAGATCCTAGTGTCCTCTTTCACCACTATCTGAACACCTGTCCTAGTCAAGGCAGCCGTACCATCCGCACTGAG GAAGCTATTCTCATTACCCTATCTGCTTTACGACCAAAGATTGACATGGCAGTCAGAAGAACCACTTCACATTGA
- the spout1 gene encoding putative methyltransferase C9orf114 homolog isoform X2 → MTRSDWRKSKEARKQELKRLKELKLLKKLEKQRAEKEKVQKDLEEKKEQKGRLYTVTVALPGSVLDNAQSPELRTYLAGQIARACTVFCVDEIVVFDEQGEDAKSVEGEFRGIGRKGHASVQLARILQYLECPQYLRKSFFPKHQDLQFAGLLNPLDSPHHMRISEESEYREGVVVERPSKPKNGSFVNCGMRKEVQIDRKLQAGLRVTVQLHKSENSESKVVKGTVVTPHAPRTESGLYWGYMVRLASCLSAVFTECPFKDGYDLSIGTSEQGSNIDNATLPSFRHLLVVFGGLQGLEASVDADQNLSLTDPSVLFHHYLNTCPSQGSRTIRTEEAILITLSALRPKIDMAVRRTTSH, encoded by the exons ATGACTAGATCTGACTGGAGGAAATCGAAAGAAGCCA GGAAACAGGAGCTAAAACGACTGAAAGAACTTAAACTCTTGAAGAAACTTGAGAAACAAAGGGCTGAGAAAGAGAAAGTACAGAAGGATCTAGAGGAAAAAAAAGAACAGAAAG GTCGGCTGTACACTGTTACTGTGGCATTACCAGGGTCAGTACTGGACAATGCCCAATCTCCAGAGCTCAGGACATACTTGGCTGGACAGATAGCACGTGCCTGCACGGTGTTCTGTGTCGATGAAATTGTGGTCTTTGACGAACAAGGAGAAGATGCAAA GAGTGTAGAAGGTGAATTCCGAGGAATTGGAAGAAAAGGACATGCCAGTGTGCAACTTGCGCGGATCCTGCAATACCTCGAGTGTCCACA GTACCTGAGAAAATCCTTCTTTCCAAAACATCAGGATCTGCAGTTTGCAG GCCTCCTGAATCCACTCGACAGCCCACACCACATGCGGATAAGTGAAGAATCTGAGTACCGTGAGGGAGTGGTTGTTGAACGGCCATCTAAACCCAAGAACGGATCATTCGTAAACTGTGGCATGAGAAAG GAAGTACAGATTGACAGAAAACTTCAAGCTGGTCTCCGGGTTACGGTTCAACTACACAAGAGTGAAAACTCAG AGAGCAAAGTTGTGAAGGGTACAGTTGTCACACCTCATGCTCCCCGGACGGAGTCTGGTCTGTACTGGGGTTACATGGTGCGACTTGCTTCGTGCCTCA GTGCTGTATTTACAGAATGCCCTTTCAAGGATGGCTATGATCTCTCAATTGGCACATCTGAGCAAGGGTCAAATATTGACAATGCTACACTCCCCTCATTCAG GCACTTGTTGGTGGTTTTTGGTGGTCTTCAGGGGCTCGAGGCCAGTGTAGACGCTGACCAAAACCTCAGTCTTACAGATCCTAGTGTCCTCTTTCACCACTATCTGAACACCTGTCCTAGTCAAGGCAGCCGTACCATCCGCACTGAG GAAGCTATTCTCATTACCCTATCTGCTTTACGACCAAAGATTGACATGGCAGTCAGAAGAACCACTTCACATTGA
- the endog gene encoding endonuclease G, mitochondrial isoform X2: protein MRRVLGSRWLLAGASLAAGAGLGLGFRTHREREAPDTLTRFPVIPIPAVAAAADAIGRGGSGSLLPSSPAPPAPSRAAEIMKFGFPALSQVKTRESYVLAYDPRTRNAVWVLEQLDAARLGRPCSDRSLSEFREDESVHEFHRARNSDFKGSGFDRGHLAAAANHRHSQNCMDDTFYLSNVVPQNPNLNQNAWNNLEKYCRNLTKYNKNVYVCTGPLYLPRAEPDGKLYVKYQVIGKNNVAVPTHIFKVVILEKHSGEIELRSYVMPNQPVVENIPLERFLVPIESIERASGLLFVSNILKRTNNLKAITASSK from the exons ATGCGGCGGGTGCTGGGCTCACGCTGGCTGCTGGCCGGAGCCTCCCTGGCCGCCGGAGCCGGGCTGGGGCTCGGATTCAGGACCCACCGGGAGCGGGAGGCTCCCGACACCCTGACCCGCTTCCCGGTGATCCCGATCCCGGCGGTGGCGGCGGCGGCGGACGCCATCGGCCGGGGCGGTAGCGGGTCGCTGCTGCCCTCCAGCCCGGCTCCGCCGGCCCCCAGCCGGGCGGCCGAGATCATGAAGTTCGGCTTCCCGGCTCTGTCCCAGGTCAAGACCCGCGAGTCCTACGTGCTGGCCTACGACCCCCGCACCCGGAACGCCGTGTGGGTGCTGGAGCAGCTGGACGCCGCCAGGCTGGGCCGGCCCTGCTCCGACCGCAGTCTCAGTGAGTTCAGGGAGGATGAGTCGGTCCACGAGTTTCACCGAGCCCGGAACAGCGACTTCAAGGGCAGCGGCTTCGACCGGGGCCACCTAGCAGCGGCCGCCAACCACAGGCACAGCCAGAACTGCATGGATGACACCTTCTACCTGAGCAACGTGGTCCCGCAG AATCCTAATTTGAATCAAAATGCCTGGAACAACTTAGAGAAGTATTGCCGGAACCTGACCAAGTACAACAAGAATGTGTACGTCTGCACTGGACCCCTCTACCTGCCGAG ggcGGAACCAGATGGGAAACTTTACGTGAAGTATCAGGTCATTGGGAAGAATAATGTTGCTGTCCCGACGCACATCTTTAAAGTGGTGATACTGGAGAAGCACAGTGGAGAAATCGAACTGCGGTCGTACGTGATGCCTAATCAGCCAGTAGTGGAGAATATCCCCCTCGAGCGCTTCCTGGTGCCGATTGAAAGCATTGAGCGGGCTTCTGGCCTGCTGTTTGTCAGTAATATTCTAAAAAGAACCAATAACCTAAAGGCCATTACTGCCAGCAGCAAATAA
- the endog gene encoding endonuclease G, mitochondrial isoform X1 → MRRVLGSRWLLAGASLAAGAGLGLGFRTHREREAPDTLTRFPVIPIPAVAAAADAIGRGGSGSLLPSSPAPPAPSRAAEIMKFGFPALSQVKTRESYVLAYDPRTRNAVWVLEQLDAARLGRPCSDRSLSEFREDESVHEFHRARNSDFKGSGFDRGHLAAAANHRHSQNCMDDTFYLSNVVPQNPNLNQNAWNNLEKYCRNLTKYNKNVYVCTGPLYLPSRAEPDGKLYVKYQVIGKNNVAVPTHIFKVVILEKHSGEIELRSYVMPNQPVVENIPLERFLVPIESIERASGLLFVSNILKRTNNLKAITASSK, encoded by the exons ATGCGGCGGGTGCTGGGCTCACGCTGGCTGCTGGCCGGAGCCTCCCTGGCCGCCGGAGCCGGGCTGGGGCTCGGATTCAGGACCCACCGGGAGCGGGAGGCTCCCGACACCCTGACCCGCTTCCCGGTGATCCCGATCCCGGCGGTGGCGGCGGCGGCGGACGCCATCGGCCGGGGCGGTAGCGGGTCGCTGCTGCCCTCCAGCCCGGCTCCGCCGGCCCCCAGCCGGGCGGCCGAGATCATGAAGTTCGGCTTCCCGGCTCTGTCCCAGGTCAAGACCCGCGAGTCCTACGTGCTGGCCTACGACCCCCGCACCCGGAACGCCGTGTGGGTGCTGGAGCAGCTGGACGCCGCCAGGCTGGGCCGGCCCTGCTCCGACCGCAGTCTCAGTGAGTTCAGGGAGGATGAGTCGGTCCACGAGTTTCACCGAGCCCGGAACAGCGACTTCAAGGGCAGCGGCTTCGACCGGGGCCACCTAGCAGCGGCCGCCAACCACAGGCACAGCCAGAACTGCATGGATGACACCTTCTACCTGAGCAACGTGGTCCCGCAG AATCCTAATTTGAATCAAAATGCCTGGAACAACTTAGAGAAGTATTGCCGGAACCTGACCAAGTACAACAAGAATGTGTACGTCTGCACTGGACCCCTCTACCTGCCGAG cagggcGGAACCAGATGGGAAACTTTACGTGAAGTATCAGGTCATTGGGAAGAATAATGTTGCTGTCCCGACGCACATCTTTAAAGTGGTGATACTGGAGAAGCACAGTGGAGAAATCGAACTGCGGTCGTACGTGATGCCTAATCAGCCAGTAGTGGAGAATATCCCCCTCGAGCGCTTCCTGGTGCCGATTGAAAGCATTGAGCGGGCTTCTGGCCTGCTGTTTGTCAGTAATATTCTAAAAAGAACCAATAACCTAAAGGCCATTACTGCCAGCAGCAAATAA